Proteins from a single region of Haloplanus sp. GDY1:
- a CDS encoding gluconate 2-dehydrogenase subunit 3 family protein, whose translation MRLTRRDALAALAAAGVAVGGGAVLRSSDDERGGSGDDADRPVTDDELATLVAAAEVLYPSAVENVDAFVGRYVRGRAEDEPGHVAGVVDATGYLDEYAEAWYGEGFAALDRSDREEALRRMNVDTTDPDPEGSDVERVRYYVVNELLFALYASPTGGELVGIENPQGHPGGLASYQRGPQP comes from the coding sequence ATGAGATTGACTCGACGCGATGCGCTCGCGGCGCTGGCGGCCGCCGGCGTCGCCGTGGGCGGTGGTGCGGTCCTTCGGTCGTCGGACGACGAGCGGGGCGGGTCGGGCGACGACGCCGACCGGCCCGTCACCGACGACGAGCTGGCGACGCTGGTCGCCGCCGCGGAGGTTCTCTATCCGTCGGCGGTCGAGAACGTCGACGCGTTCGTCGGCCGATACGTTCGGGGGCGGGCCGAGGACGAGCCGGGCCACGTGGCGGGTGTCGTGGACGCGACCGGGTATCTCGACGAGTACGCGGAGGCGTGGTACGGCGAGGGGTTCGCGGCTCTCGATCGGTCGGATCGCGAGGAGGCGCTCCGACGGATGAACGTCGACACCACCGACCCCGACCCGGAGGGGTCCGACGTCGAACGGGTTCGCTACTACGTCGTCAACGAACTGCTGTTCGCCCTGTACGCGTCCCCGACCGGCGGCGAGCTGGTCGGCATAGAGAACCCGCAGGGACACCCCGGCGGGCTCGCAAGTTACCAGCGGGGGCCACAGCCGTGA
- a CDS encoding GMC family oxidoreductase, with product MADRDRTPSERVDVCVVGAGPAGALVAHTLAERGHDVVVLEAGERFDADERLERMERAIRPAHGPLSVWNMGGERDAYSSTGERFYPLNRARVKGVGGTTLHWQGMVMRLHEGDFETRSRYGVASDWPIDYEDLRPYYARAEEALGVAGASDNPFAPPRERPHPMPAFPPSYSDSIFADACERLGVAMHSVPNARNSEPYDGESQCVGYGTCKPVCPSGAKYDATRTVDDAREAGARILDRVPVQRLEHDRAGETVEAAVYATPDGETHRQTARQFVVACGGVETPRLLLLSTSDAYPDGLANSSGLVGKYLMDHLFAGTGGVVDERTRQNHVGFLTSETHQFYDDPTEGTEEGIPRAEGDRAAFTPLKLEFFNYAGPSPVEMALGSEEFGDDLLASLRDGYGNSIAMGGLVGQRPRKGNYVGLDPSTTDDHGNPVPEINWGIDEATERSLRRANEIQEAILSELGVEITWQVGPEATGPAFHHMGTTRMGTDPDESVVSPRMRTHDLDNLWIAGSSVFVTGGAMNPTLTIAALALKVADHVDEVL from the coding sequence ATGGCGGACCGCGATCGGACGCCCTCCGAGCGGGTCGACGTCTGCGTCGTCGGCGCCGGGCCGGCGGGGGCACTGGTCGCACACACGCTCGCCGAGCGCGGGCACGACGTCGTCGTGCTGGAGGCCGGCGAGCGGTTCGACGCCGACGAACGGCTCGAACGGATGGAGCGGGCGATCCGCCCGGCTCACGGCCCGCTGTCGGTCTGGAACATGGGCGGCGAACGGGACGCGTACTCCTCGACGGGCGAGCGGTTCTATCCGCTCAACCGGGCGCGCGTCAAGGGTGTGGGTGGCACGACGCTCCACTGGCAGGGGATGGTGATGCGCCTCCACGAGGGGGATTTCGAAACGCGGTCGCGGTACGGCGTCGCGTCCGACTGGCCGATCGACTACGAGGACCTCCGACCCTACTACGCCCGCGCGGAGGAGGCCCTCGGCGTCGCGGGTGCGTCGGACAACCCCTTCGCACCGCCACGCGAGCGACCACATCCCATGCCCGCGTTCCCGCCGTCGTACAGCGACTCCATCTTCGCCGACGCGTGCGAACGGCTCGGCGTCGCCATGCACTCGGTCCCGAACGCTCGCAACTCGGAACCGTACGACGGGGAGTCACAATGTGTCGGCTACGGGACGTGCAAGCCGGTCTGTCCGTCCGGCGCGAAGTACGACGCGACCCGCACCGTCGACGACGCGAGGGAGGCGGGGGCGCGAATTCTGGATCGGGTTCCGGTCCAGCGTCTCGAACACGACAGAGCGGGGGAGACGGTCGAGGCGGCGGTGTACGCCACGCCCGACGGCGAGACCCACCGACAGACGGCACGCCAGTTCGTCGTGGCCTGCGGCGGCGTCGAGACGCCGCGGCTGCTCCTGCTCTCGACGTCTGACGCCTACCCGGACGGCCTCGCCAACTCCAGCGGACTCGTCGGCAAGTACCTCATGGACCACCTGTTCGCGGGCACCGGCGGCGTCGTCGACGAGCGGACCCGCCAGAACCACGTCGGGTTTCTCACGAGCGAAACCCACCAGTTCTACGACGATCCGACCGAGGGCACCGAGGAGGGAATCCCGCGGGCCGAGGGCGACCGGGCCGCGTTCACGCCGCTCAAACTGGAGTTCTTCAACTACGCCGGCCCGTCGCCGGTCGAGATGGCGCTCGGGAGCGAGGAGTTCGGCGACGACCTCCTCGCGTCGCTCCGTGACGGCTACGGGAACAGCATCGCGATGGGCGGCCTCGTCGGCCAACGTCCCCGAAAGGGGAACTACGTCGGCCTGGATCCGTCGACGACGGACGATCACGGGAACCCCGTCCCCGAGATCAACTGGGGGATCGACGAGGCGACCGAGCGGTCGCTCCGGCGCGCAAACGAGATTCAGGAGGCGATCCTGTCCGAACTGGGCGTCGAGATCACGTGGCAGGTCGGCCCCGAGGCGACCGGTCCCGCCTTCCACCACATGGGGACCACACGGATGGGGACGGATCCCGACGAGAGCGTCGTCTCGCCCCGGATGCGAACCCACGACCTCGACAACCTCTGGATCGCCGGGAGTAGCGTCTTCGTCACCGGCGGCGCGATGAATCCCACCCTCACGATCGCAGCCCTCGCGCTCAAGGTGGCGGATCACGTCGACGAGGTGCTGTGA